From Salinirubellus salinus, the proteins below share one genomic window:
- a CDS encoding hemolysin family protein: MVNVALSAGQLVLALFLVVLNGFFVAAEFAFVRIRSTSVEQLAAEGRAGSGVLQDVMGNLDDYLAVTQLGITIASLGLGWVGEPAVASLVEPVLGPVLPSNLLHLVAFAIGFGTITFLHVVFGELAPKTIAIAEAEKLSLVVAPPMKLFYYLFYPGLVVFNGTANAFTRLLGIPPASETDETLEEREIRRVLARSGEAGHVDLAEVEMIERVFDLDDTIVREVMVPRPDVVSVPVDTSLAALRTTVLEAEHTRYPVVEPGDGEEVVGFVDVKDVLRATEADAEEPPTAGELAREILVVPETTAISDLLLQFRDEQQQMAGVIDEWGAFEGIATVEDVVEAVVGDLRDEFDADEREPSIRDHELGGHDVDGAVPLSVVNEALGTAFESDEVETIGGMVLERLDRVPEPGDHVEAAGHVVEVTAVDGTRISTVRVYEPDDAPSA, encoded by the coding sequence ATGGTGAACGTCGCCCTCTCGGCGGGCCAGCTCGTCCTCGCCCTGTTCCTCGTGGTACTGAACGGCTTCTTCGTCGCTGCGGAGTTCGCCTTCGTCCGCATCCGCTCGACGTCGGTCGAACAGCTCGCGGCCGAGGGCCGTGCCGGCTCTGGCGTGCTCCAGGACGTGATGGGGAACCTCGACGACTACCTCGCGGTCACGCAGCTCGGCATCACCATCGCCTCGCTCGGGCTGGGCTGGGTCGGGGAGCCGGCCGTCGCGTCGCTCGTCGAGCCCGTCCTCGGGCCAGTGCTCCCGTCGAACCTCCTCCACCTGGTAGCGTTCGCCATCGGCTTCGGCACGATCACGTTCCTCCACGTGGTCTTCGGCGAACTCGCCCCGAAGACCATCGCCATCGCGGAGGCCGAGAAGCTCTCGCTGGTCGTCGCGCCGCCGATGAAGCTCTTCTACTACCTGTTCTACCCCGGCCTCGTCGTCTTCAACGGGACGGCCAACGCGTTCACCCGGCTGCTGGGCATCCCGCCGGCCTCCGAGACGGACGAGACGCTCGAGGAGCGCGAGATACGCCGCGTGCTGGCACGCTCGGGTGAGGCGGGCCACGTCGACCTGGCCGAGGTGGAGATGATCGAGCGCGTGTTCGACCTCGACGACACCATCGTCCGGGAGGTGATGGTCCCGCGACCGGACGTGGTGAGCGTCCCCGTCGACACGTCGCTGGCGGCGCTCCGGACGACCGTCCTCGAGGCCGAGCACACGCGCTATCCCGTGGTCGAGCCCGGCGACGGCGAGGAGGTGGTCGGCTTCGTCGACGTGAAGGACGTGCTCCGTGCGACCGAGGCCGACGCCGAGGAACCACCGACGGCAGGCGAACTCGCCCGGGAGATACTCGTCGTCCCGGAGACGACGGCCATCAGCGACCTCCTGTTGCAGTTCCGGGACGAGCAACAGCAGATGGCCGGGGTGATCGACGAGTGGGGTGCGTTCGAGGGCATCGCGACCGTCGAGGACGTCGTCGAGGCGGTCGTCGGGGACCTCCGTGACGAGTTCGACGCCGACGAGCGCGAGCCGTCGATCCGGGACCACGAGCTCGGCGGCCACGACGTGGACGGCGCGGTCCCGCTCTCGGTGGTCAACGAGGCGCTCGGGACCGCGTTCGAGAGCGACGAGGTCGAGACCATCGGCGGGATGGTGCTGGAGCGACTCGACCGCGTCCCGGAGCCCGGCGACCACGTCGAAGCGGCCGGCCACGTCGTGGAGGTGACGGCCGTCGACGGCACCCGGATCTCGACGGTCCGGGTGTACGAGCCCGACGACGCCCCGTCGGCCTGA
- a CDS encoding pyridoxamine 5'-phosphate oxidase family protein, protein MGVSDEIERLLTSEPLLAHLATCRDGRPHVAPLWYTYDDGVVEVVTTGRKLANLRENPYVSLSVEQSTAGDPAWTVTLRGRATVVEDEAQFREANRRINRKYGAGDEAWEGNTLVRIEVGSASHRVYD, encoded by the coding sequence ATGGGCGTCTCCGACGAGATCGAGCGACTCCTCACCAGCGAACCGCTGCTGGCCCACCTCGCCACCTGTCGCGACGGGCGGCCACACGTCGCCCCGCTCTGGTACACCTACGACGACGGCGTCGTCGAGGTGGTGACCACGGGCCGGAAACTGGCGAACCTCCGCGAGAACCCCTACGTCTCGCTCTCGGTGGAGCAGAGCACGGCCGGGGACCCGGCGTGGACGGTCACCCTGCGCGGCCGGGCCACCGTCGTCGAGGACGAGGCGCAGTTCCGCGAGGCCAACCGCCGCATCAACCGGAAGTACGGCGCCGGCGACGAGGCCTGGGAGGGCAACACCCTCGTCCGCATCGAGGTGGGATCGGCGAGTCACCGGGTCTACGACTGA
- a CDS encoding response regulator, whose protein sequence is MDPTIHPTTVLFVDDEAGIRDIATRTLGESHPHLDLTTLASPEAAFEHMEHGDVDCVVTDYAMPEMDGLDFLEAIRRTDPDLPVVFFTGRGDEVVASEAITAGVTDYILKEPGTRAFEMVGARVDNLVRVRRAERRARETDRRVRELLDRISDAVLSLDEDGRVTYLNEGAERLFGSFDDLEGADLPSLLDGGFERLVEEARTSGLSRSQEFELDEGDRSVAVTAYPSDDGMSVFVQDLTPLQSREAEIERLRVRLGDSESKFRTLKTKLSRPVPPNR, encoded by the coding sequence ATGGACCCCACCATCCACCCCACGACCGTGTTGTTCGTCGACGACGAGGCGGGTATCCGTGACATCGCGACCCGCACGCTCGGCGAGTCGCACCCGCACCTCGACCTGACGACCCTGGCGTCGCCGGAGGCGGCGTTCGAGCACATGGAGCACGGCGACGTCGACTGCGTCGTCACCGACTACGCGATGCCGGAGATGGACGGTCTGGACTTCCTGGAGGCCATCCGCCGGACCGACCCGGACCTCCCCGTCGTCTTCTTCACGGGCCGGGGGGACGAGGTGGTCGCCAGTGAGGCGATCACCGCCGGCGTCACGGACTACATCCTGAAGGAACCGGGGACGAGGGCGTTCGAGATGGTGGGGGCGCGGGTGGACAACCTCGTCCGGGTCCGACGGGCCGAGCGCCGGGCACGGGAGACCGACCGGCGTGTCCGGGAACTGCTCGACCGGATCTCCGACGCCGTCCTCTCGCTCGACGAGGACGGTCGCGTCACCTACCTCAACGAGGGCGCCGAGCGGCTCTTCGGGTCGTTCGACGACCTCGAGGGGGCCGACCTCCCGTCACTCCTCGACGGGGGGTTCGAGCGACTCGTCGAGGAGGCCCGGACCAGCGGCCTGAGTCGCTCGCAGGAGTTCGAACTCGACGAGGGCGACCGCTCGGTGGCCGTGACCGCCTATCCGAGCGACGACGGGATGTCGGTGTTCGTCCAGGACCTGACGCCGCTGCAGTCACGGGAGGCAGAGATAGAGCGACTCCGCGTGCGACTGGGCGACTCGGAGTCGAAGTTCCGGACGCTCAAGACGAAGCTCTCGCGCCCGGTGCCGCCGAACCGCTGA
- a CDS encoding cytochrome P450 — protein sequence MSQGQRLPNPPEAGIVNALRFTRTPLRFLEGIQSRYPDAAEVSVPGGPSIVVVTNPDLCHEAMDRIDDFSRVPASGAAALIAENGLVQTEGDLWQRQRETIAPGFGSDPLRTYVDRVGEQTARLRGEWADAVESGDTDRDLHRDMTTVTVRAATEALFGTDIGAEGAARMHRLMRQAGAEFEISATAITPEWLPLPLSDRAQTVGEGLKTMGEEILETKRADHDPENPSDMLDFLMLAEQHADWPENHLRDQVVTFLIAGHETTALSTTYTQALMSWHPEVREKVRAEAREVIGDDDPGHEHAQKLTYTGQVFTEALRLYPPAWAVIRRADGDQTLGGYAVDDGSIVFLPQWSVHRDERFFENPAQFDPSRWDDRGPGDKGPYFAFASGPHACIGRGFAINGARVALATLTKDFDVDVPRDALSDLLVTPTLRPGDGVDATISRAE from the coding sequence ATGAGTCAGGGCCAGCGGCTCCCCAACCCGCCCGAGGCGGGCATCGTCAACGCGCTGCGGTTCACGCGGACCCCTCTCCGGTTCCTCGAAGGCATCCAGTCCCGGTACCCCGACGCCGCCGAGGTGTCGGTACCGGGTGGCCCCTCCATCGTCGTCGTCACGAACCCGGACCTCTGTCACGAGGCGATGGACCGCATCGACGACTTCTCGCGCGTGCCGGCCAGCGGCGCCGCGGCGCTCATCGCGGAGAACGGCCTCGTCCAGACCGAGGGCGACCTCTGGCAGCGACAGCGCGAGACCATCGCCCCCGGGTTCGGGAGCGACCCTCTGCGGACGTACGTCGACCGCGTCGGCGAGCAGACCGCCCGACTCCGCGGGGAGTGGGCCGACGCCGTCGAGTCGGGCGACACGGACCGTGACCTCCACCGGGACATGACCACCGTCACCGTCCGGGCCGCCACCGAGGCGCTGTTCGGGACGGACATCGGCGCCGAGGGGGCCGCCCGGATGCACCGCCTCATGCGACAGGCTGGCGCGGAGTTCGAGATATCGGCGACCGCCATCACGCCCGAGTGGCTCCCGCTTCCGCTCTCGGACCGGGCGCAGACGGTGGGCGAGGGGCTGAAGACGATGGGCGAGGAGATACTGGAGACCAAGCGCGCCGACCACGACCCGGAGAACCCCAGCGACATGCTCGACTTCCTCATGCTCGCGGAGCAACACGCCGACTGGCCCGAGAACCACCTGCGTGATCAGGTGGTCACCTTCCTCATCGCCGGCCACGAGACGACGGCGCTCAGCACCACCTACACGCAGGCGCTCATGTCGTGGCACCCCGAGGTGCGCGAGAAGGTGCGCGCCGAGGCCCGCGAGGTCATCGGCGACGACGACCCGGGCCACGAGCACGCGCAGAAACTCACCTACACCGGACAGGTGTTCACCGAGGCGCTCCGCCTCTACCCGCCCGCGTGGGCGGTCATCCGGCGCGCCGATGGCGACCAGACACTCGGTGGGTACGCCGTGGACGACGGCTCCATCGTGTTCCTGCCGCAGTGGTCCGTCCACCGCGACGAGCGGTTCTTCGAGAACCCGGCGCAGTTCGACCCGTCGCGCTGGGACGACCGCGGTCCGGGCGACAAGGGGCCGTACTTCGCGTTCGCCAGTGGCCCGCACGCCTGCATCGGGCGCGGGTTCGCCATCAACGGCGCGCGGGTGGCGCTGGCGACGCTGACGAAGGATTTCGACGTAGACGTCCCCCGCGACGCGCTCAGCGACCTGCTGGTGACGCCGACGCTCCGACCGGGCGACGGGGTCGACGCGACCATCTCGCGGGCGGAGTAG
- a CDS encoding ABC transporter permease, whose translation MSLSDARPTRPFASLSPRWRTVALLVPLLVLDGLVFLVPMGYLVRLSLADRTTGGAFVEGSWSTAGYEYVVETSLVHEIFAFTLGFAVLVTLLAVAVAVVYAYAAWRATGWARTTLLAGAVLSLFTTIVVKLFAVVLVFSPRGVLNDLLTGLGLLAEPLLLVDNLAGAVLAQLYIVVPYAILSVYAVLSTLDDRLVEAARDLGAAGPHVFREVVLPHARPGVAVAGIVSFTWSVGAYPAPLLVGSGSEQTNAILVSQLLLTEFDWPAAAALAVVTVAVVLATLLVGLWRLGDGGELLG comes from the coding sequence ATGTCGCTGAGCGACGCCCGCCCGACGCGCCCGTTCGCCTCGCTCTCGCCGCGGTGGCGGACCGTCGCCCTGCTCGTCCCGCTGCTCGTCCTCGACGGCCTGGTGTTCCTCGTCCCGATGGGCTACCTGGTACGGTTGAGTCTGGCCGACCGGACGACCGGCGGGGCGTTCGTCGAGGGGTCGTGGTCGACCGCGGGCTACGAGTACGTCGTCGAGACGTCGCTCGTCCACGAGATATTCGCGTTCACGCTCGGCTTCGCCGTCCTCGTCACGCTCCTCGCGGTGGCGGTGGCCGTCGTCTACGCCTACGCCGCGTGGCGGGCCACGGGATGGGCACGGACCACGCTCCTCGCCGGCGCGGTCCTCTCGCTGTTCACCACCATCGTCGTCAAACTGTTCGCGGTCGTCCTCGTCTTCTCGCCGCGGGGGGTGCTGAACGACCTCCTCACGGGTCTCGGCCTCCTCGCCGAACCGCTCCTGCTGGTCGACAACCTCGCGGGGGCCGTCCTCGCACAACTGTACATCGTCGTCCCCTACGCCATCCTGTCGGTGTACGCGGTGCTGTCGACGCTCGACGACCGCCTCGTCGAGGCGGCGCGCGACCTCGGTGCGGCCGGCCCACACGTCTTCCGCGAGGTGGTACTCCCGCACGCCCGGCCCGGGGTGGCGGTGGCGGGCATCGTGAGCTTCACGTGGTCCGTCGGTGCCTACCCCGCACCCCTGCTCGTCGGCTCGGGGAGCGAACAGACGAACGCCATCCTCGTCTCGCAGCTCCTGCTGACGGAGTTCGACTGGCCCGCCGCCGCCGCCCTCGCTGTGGTCACCGTCGCCGTCGTGCTGGCGACGCTGCTCGTCGGGCTCTGGCGACTCGGCGACGGAGGTGAGTTGCTTGGCTGA
- a CDS encoding ABC transporter permease, with product MSCLAEASAVRSWAFRVVVATLFAMLVLPLGIVVATAFDTSSAVVFPPTDLSVRWFDELLASPTWLRSLFNSLLVAAGTSTLSMVVGTTAALGLRGYDGRLHSGLVGLALLPLLVPGVVIGVTLLTFFSAFGLQQSYLALVLAHSLWATPLTFSVMQSTFARFDWRLHEAALDLGASRVYAFRTVVVPEVRAGLVVAALVAFIVSLQEFVMALFLSGPDTRTVPVQAWNSLRQSLDPLVSVVSTILLAVVVLLVLLAGALAGLDRLATDT from the coding sequence GTGAGTTGCTTGGCTGAGGCGAGCGCGGTCCGCAGCTGGGCGTTCCGCGTCGTCGTCGCGACCCTGTTCGCCATGCTCGTCCTCCCGCTGGGGATCGTCGTCGCGACGGCGTTCGACACCTCCAGCGCCGTCGTCTTCCCCCCGACCGACCTCTCGGTCCGGTGGTTCGACGAACTGCTCGCCTCGCCGACGTGGCTCCGGTCGCTGTTCAACAGCCTCCTCGTCGCGGCCGGTACCAGCACCCTCTCGATGGTCGTCGGGACGACCGCGGCGCTGGGTCTGCGTGGGTACGACGGCCGGCTCCACTCGGGGCTGGTCGGCCTCGCGCTCCTCCCACTGCTCGTCCCCGGCGTGGTCATCGGCGTCACCCTACTCACGTTCTTCAGCGCGTTCGGCCTCCAGCAGAGCTACCTCGCGCTCGTGCTGGCTCACTCGCTCTGGGCGACCCCGCTCACCTTCTCCGTGATGCAGTCGACGTTCGCCCGCTTCGACTGGCGACTCCACGAGGCTGCGCTCGACCTGGGTGCCTCGCGGGTCTACGCCTTCCGGACGGTCGTCGTCCCCGAGGTTCGGGCGGGGCTGGTCGTCGCCGCGCTCGTCGCCTTCATCGTCAGCCTGCAGGAGTTCGTCATGGCGCTGTTCCTCTCGGGCCCGGACACCCGAACCGTCCCCGTCCAGGCGTGGAACTCCCTGCGACAGAGCCTCGACCCGCTGGTGAGCGTCGTCTCGACTATCCTCCTCGCCGTGGTGGTCCTGCTCGTCCTGCTGGCTGGCGCGCTCGCCGGACTGGACCGACTGGCGACCGACACCTGA
- a CDS encoding phosphoenolpyruvate carboxykinase (ATP): MSDTGPTAHSLDTSLPDPVEAENVRYDPPAEELRELSAHLETTTEFGSPSYVSEQQSRQADRTRNDVDWSFGREDYAHVDTALDAVRDPDREFVCVDRQMGRHADHTYRCRYYVPAEQARIALSLTRLFEPCDGPGEPDFVTVQLPDHDEIAIRTLVEPGITAVLGSDYTGEAKKSFLRLFMQRTKAAGGLGLHAGSKRVTLADDGDTRDVGQLFLGLSATGKSTLTAHGLWLEGEESATMLQDDVCALLPDGTVAGSEGNGLYVKTIGLDREEQPSMYDAVTHETAVLENVDVAADGAVDFDSDRHTTNGRAVILRECLDSAGEDIDLDRVDQVFFITRNPAMPPVTKLSSAEAAAAFMLGESIQTSAGDPSAAGESIRVVGTNPFIVGSEGEEGNRFRDLIESLDVDCFLLNTGTVGARDIGVEESVTILRELARGTVSWEADAATGLTVPSEVPGIDIGAFGVADNVEDYEERLADLHAERTAYLEAFDDLADDVVDAVY; this comes from the coding sequence ATGTCTGACACCGGGCCGACAGCCCACTCGCTGGACACCAGCCTCCCCGACCCGGTGGAGGCCGAGAACGTGCGATACGACCCGCCGGCCGAGGAGCTCCGTGAACTCTCGGCGCACCTCGAGACGACCACGGAGTTCGGGTCGCCGTCGTACGTCAGCGAACAGCAGTCCCGACAGGCAGACCGCACCCGCAACGACGTCGACTGGTCGTTCGGACGCGAGGACTACGCGCACGTCGACACGGCGCTCGACGCCGTGCGCGACCCGGACCGCGAGTTCGTCTGTGTCGACCGACAGATGGGCCGCCACGCGGACCACACCTACCGCTGTCGGTACTACGTCCCGGCCGAGCAGGCCCGCATCGCGCTCTCGCTCACGCGACTGTTCGAGCCCTGCGACGGGCCGGGCGAACCGGACTTCGTCACCGTCCAGCTCCCCGACCACGACGAGATCGCCATCCGCACGCTCGTCGAGCCCGGCATCACGGCCGTCCTCGGCAGCGACTACACCGGCGAGGCGAAGAAGTCGTTCCTCCGACTGTTCATGCAGCGGACGAAGGCCGCCGGCGGCCTCGGTCTGCACGCCGGCAGCAAGCGCGTGACGCTGGCCGACGACGGCGACACCCGTGACGTGGGCCAGCTGTTCCTCGGTCTCTCGGCGACGGGCAAGTCCACGCTCACCGCCCACGGGCTGTGGCTGGAGGGCGAGGAGAGCGCGACGATGCTGCAGGACGACGTGTGTGCGCTCCTGCCCGACGGCACCGTCGCCGGCAGCGAGGGCAACGGCCTCTACGTCAAGACCATCGGCCTCGACCGCGAGGAACAGCCCTCGATGTACGACGCCGTCACGCACGAGACGGCGGTGCTGGAGAACGTGGACGTGGCCGCCGACGGCGCCGTCGACTTCGACTCCGACCGGCACACCACGAACGGGCGCGCGGTCATCCTCCGCGAGTGTCTCGACTCGGCCGGCGAGGACATCGACCTCGACCGGGTCGACCAGGTGTTCTTCATCACGCGGAACCCGGCGATGCCGCCGGTCACGAAACTCTCCTCGGCCGAGGCGGCGGCGGCGTTCATGCTCGGCGAGTCCATCCAGACCTCGGCGGGCGACCCGTCCGCGGCCGGCGAGTCCATCCGGGTCGTCGGCACCAACCCCTTCATCGTCGGGAGCGAGGGCGAGGAGGGCAACCGCTTCCGCGACCTCATCGAGTCGCTGGACGTGGACTGTTTCCTGCTCAACACCGGCACCGTCGGCGCCCGCGACATCGGCGTCGAGGAGTCGGTCACCATCCTGCGCGAACTCGCCCGCGGTACCGTCTCGTGGGAGGCGGACGCGGCGACGGGGCTGACCGTCCCCAGCGAGGTGCCGGGCATCGACATCGGGGCGTTCGGCGTCGCCGACAACGTCGAGGACTACGAGGAGCGACTGGCCGACCTGCACGCCGAGCGGACGGCCTACCTCGAGGCGTTCGATGACCTCGCGGACGACGTGGTCGACGCCGTCTACTGA
- a CDS encoding ethylbenzene dehydrogenase-related protein, with product MTDDWRPAETTKELRTQVAHDGERVHFRFRWDQPDPGGWIHDVLVYHEGAWRQFADPSPWVSGDPEHTGFYEDRLSFFLDDGSVRGFEAFAGWLTTHEGLRSLPSEVSAEAVEAHPHYGERLGKSDLRKFLPQACAGEWWAGDWRAVRPPEELRAMKERGEFLDLPMWRAHRSDPVGYGTDAHVLDYRHADAGRKTYTSQSWDPETGPELMFDPEVVEGGALDHAALRAGEFPEQGAGTYALTPDVTVPFDPSVAEWEGAAIPRRPLREPTGSAADWTASGTWTGDEWVVEMSRALSTDHPLDTTQLEPGETYLWAPAVHHGAGKRWHWVGYTHRLGIGVEPEPPTAGPAPLVAREVARAPTPAAVDWDALPTHTTPLVFPGVQSWTDLVSGANAEAVRTLETTMWELHGRDAEQ from the coding sequence GTGACCGACGACTGGCGGCCGGCCGAGACGACGAAGGAGCTCCGCACGCAGGTGGCCCACGACGGTGAGCGCGTCCACTTCCGGTTCCGCTGGGACCAGCCGGACCCCGGCGGCTGGATACACGACGTGCTCGTCTACCACGAGGGGGCGTGGCGGCAGTTCGCCGACCCCTCGCCGTGGGTGAGCGGCGACCCCGAACACACCGGGTTCTACGAGGACCGCCTCAGTTTCTTCCTCGACGACGGTTCTGTCCGTGGGTTCGAGGCGTTCGCGGGCTGGCTCACCACCCACGAGGGGCTGCGCTCGCTCCCGAGCGAGGTGTCCGCCGAGGCCGTCGAAGCCCACCCCCACTACGGCGAGCGACTGGGGAAGTCAGACCTCCGGAAGTTCCTCCCGCAGGCGTGTGCCGGCGAGTGGTGGGCGGGCGACTGGCGCGCGGTGCGGCCCCCCGAGGAACTCCGGGCGATGAAGGAGCGCGGGGAGTTCCTCGACCTGCCGATGTGGCGTGCGCACCGCTCTGACCCGGTTGGGTACGGGACGGACGCCCACGTCCTCGACTACCGGCACGCCGACGCGGGGCGTAAGACCTACACGAGCCAGTCGTGGGACCCCGAGACCGGTCCCGAACTGATGTTCGACCCGGAGGTGGTCGAGGGAGGTGCGCTCGACCACGCCGCGCTGCGGGCCGGCGAGTTCCCCGAGCAGGGGGCCGGGACCTACGCGCTCACGCCGGACGTGACGGTGCCGTTCGACCCGAGCGTCGCCGAGTGGGAGGGCGCTGCGATCCCACGACGACCGCTCCGCGAGCCGACCGGGAGCGCCGCCGACTGGACCGCCTCGGGCACGTGGACCGGCGACGAGTGGGTCGTCGAGATGTCACGGGCGTTGTCGACCGACCACCCGCTCGACACCACGCAACTGGAGCCTGGCGAGACCTACCTGTGGGCGCCGGCGGTCCACCACGGTGCCGGTAAGCGCTGGCACTGGGTGGGATACACGCACCGTCTCGGTATCGGCGTGGAACCGGAGCCGCCGACCGCCGGCCCGGCGCCGCTGGTCGCTCGGGAGGTGGCGCGCGCCCCGACGCCCGCGGCCGTGGACTGGGACGCCCTGCCGACCCACACGACGCCGCTGGTGTTCCCCGGCGTCCAGTCGTGGACCGACCTCGTCTCGGGAGCGAACGCCGAGGCGGTCCGGACCCTCGAGACGACGATGTGGGAGTTGCACGGCCGGGACGCTGAGCAGTGA
- a CDS encoding spermidine synthase: MRSPLPDPDTLPLSRPEVAVFVSGVTSMGLEILAGRMIAPQFGSSIYTWGSIIGVFLAALSYGYWRGGKKATLATDARMARVFLLTAVYVALLLFAGDLLLRSMSGVPLPSRFASLPAITLLFGPPTYLLGYISPYAAELSTKTGLGEASGHVYALGTVGSIVGAFGTTFFLVPELGIDGIALVFGLLSVATALWVGYEEFGRRQVAAVGVVALLLLVAVAGPALGVTVEGRTVYETQTPYQQLRVSDLGDTRTLYLDGQRHSAMDLDDPYRHVFDYTRYFHLPFLVADDPDDIERVLFVGGGGFSGPKRFVHEYPNVTVDVVEIDPEVIRVAEEYFAVEESERLNIYRADGREFLRETDTEYDLVVLDAYRKDKVPFEMTTVEFMQLASDRLDEDGILFANLISSPDGAASDFYRAEYKTMHRVFPTVYTFPTVDANVVQNVEVVATKDRTRLTEQQLLDRNAARDVGIDLEREVRYYREPPRTEDVPVLRDDRAPVDSLLDPMVGQRYVVSEANETETPAAVRPVAD, translated from the coding sequence ATGCGCAGTCCCCTCCCCGACCCGGACACCCTCCCGCTCTCCCGGCCCGAGGTGGCGGTGTTCGTCTCCGGCGTGACGAGCATGGGGCTGGAGATACTCGCCGGACGGATGATCGCCCCGCAGTTCGGCTCCAGCATCTACACGTGGGGGAGCATCATCGGCGTGTTCCTCGCGGCGCTCTCGTACGGCTACTGGCGCGGCGGCAAGAAGGCGACGCTCGCGACCGACGCCCGGATGGCCCGTGTGTTCCTGCTGACGGCCGTCTACGTCGCGCTCCTCCTGTTCGCCGGCGACCTGCTCCTCCGCTCGATGTCGGGGGTCCCGCTGCCGAGTCGGTTCGCCTCGCTCCCCGCCATCACGCTCCTGTTCGGGCCGCCGACGTACCTGCTCGGGTACATCAGCCCCTACGCCGCCGAACTCTCGACGAAGACGGGGCTGGGCGAGGCGTCCGGGCACGTCTACGCGCTCGGGACCGTCGGCTCCATCGTCGGCGCGTTCGGCACCACGTTCTTCCTCGTGCCCGAACTCGGTATCGACGGTATCGCACTCGTCTTCGGCCTGCTCTCGGTGGCGACGGCGCTCTGGGTCGGCTACGAGGAGTTCGGCCGGCGACAGGTGGCCGCCGTCGGCGTCGTGGCCCTCCTCCTCCTCGTCGCCGTCGCCGGCCCCGCCCTCGGCGTCACCGTCGAGGGGCGCACCGTCTACGAGACCCAGACCCCCTACCAGCAGTTGCGGGTGAGCGACCTCGGTGACACGCGCACGCTCTACCTCGACGGCCAGCGACACTCCGCGATGGACCTCGACGACCCGTACCGACACGTCTTCGACTACACGCGCTACTTCCACCTCCCCTTCCTCGTCGCCGACGACCCGGACGACATCGAGCGGGTGCTGTTCGTCGGCGGCGGTGGGTTCTCCGGTCCGAAGCGGTTCGTCCACGAGTACCCGAACGTCACCGTCGACGTGGTCGAGATCGACCCCGAGGTGATCCGGGTGGCCGAGGAGTACTTCGCCGTCGAGGAGTCAGAACGTCTCAACATCTACCGAGCAGACGGCCGCGAGTTCCTCCGGGAGACCGACACGGAGTACGACCTCGTCGTACTGGACGCCTACCGGAAGGACAAGGTCCCGTTCGAGATGACGACGGTGGAGTTCATGCAGCTCGCGAGCGACCGGCTCGACGAGGACGGCATCCTCTTCGCCAACCTCATCTCCTCGCCGGACGGCGCCGCCTCGGACTTCTACCGCGCCGAGTACAAGACGATGCACCGGGTGTTCCCGACGGTCTACACGTTCCCGACGGTGGACGCGAACGTCGTCCAGAACGTGGAGGTGGTTGCGACGAAAGACCGGACCCGCCTCACCGAGCAGCAGTTGCTCGACCGGAACGCCGCCCGCGACGTCGGTATCGACCTCGAACGCGAGGTGCGCTACTACCGTGAGCCGCCGCGGACCGAGGACGTGCCGGTGTTGCGCGACGACCGGGCGCCCGTGGACTCGCTGCTCGACCCGATGGTCGGCCAGCGCTACGTGGTGAGCGAGGCGAACGAGACGGAGACGCCGGCCGCGGTGCGGCCCGTGGCCGACTGA